A window of the Microvirga terrae genome harbors these coding sequences:
- a CDS encoding DUF1217 domain-containing protein: protein MISTMTRYQMLQTNTALTKTLTQNDAMVKRDTEYYLANISKVKTIDDFMKDYRLYSYAMKAYGLEDMIYAKAFVKKVLTEGITDTKSMANKMTDSRYKEFAAAFDFAAKGDKATSQASATTKAVSRYYEYTLEKKEGEQNEGVRIALYFKRKASSITTTMGLLGDKAILKFVQTTFNIPTGASKADLDLQVRNLEKHINVKDLQDPKKVDKLIQRFSAMYDMNNVSAATAAPVLTLFSEPAEAGVSVDLMMSISKLRLGGF from the coding sequence ATGATCAGCACGATGACCCGCTACCAGATGTTGCAGACCAACACGGCGCTGACCAAGACGCTCACCCAGAACGACGCGATGGTCAAGCGCGACACCGAGTACTACCTGGCGAACATCTCGAAGGTGAAGACCATCGACGATTTCATGAAGGATTACCGCCTGTACAGCTATGCCATGAAGGCCTATGGCCTCGAGGACATGATCTACGCCAAGGCCTTCGTCAAGAAGGTGCTCACCGAAGGGATCACGGATACCAAGAGCATGGCGAACAAGATGACGGACTCGCGCTACAAGGAGTTCGCCGCCGCCTTCGACTTCGCCGCCAAGGGCGACAAGGCGACGTCCCAGGCGAGCGCCACCACGAAAGCCGTCAGCCGGTACTACGAGTATACGCTCGAGAAGAAGGAAGGCGAGCAGAACGAGGGGGTGCGGATCGCTCTCTATTTCAAACGCAAGGCGTCCAGCATCACCACCACCATGGGGCTTCTGGGCGACAAAGCGATTCTGAAGTTCGTGCAGACCACGTTCAACATCCCGACCGGCGCCTCCAAGGCGGATCTCGACCTGCAGGTCCGCAACCTGGAGAAGCACATCAACGTCAAGGACCTCCAGGATCCCAAGAAGGTCGACAAGCTGATCCAGCGCTTCTCCGCCATGTACGACATGAACAATGTCAGCGCGGCCACGGCGGCTCCAGTCCTGACCCTGTTCTCGGAGCCCGCGGAAGCGGGCGTCAGCGTCGACCTGATGATGAGCATCTCGAAGCTCAGGCTCGGCGGCTTCTGA
- a CDS encoding transglutaminase-like cysteine peptidase, with the protein MCGNSLRILARCSRRLDRLLASASVAAALSVMAGAAAPALALPQWATRGSGDALASVGAAGPTPAWLAFCAQQPQECAHNPSEPDTIVLDQSTWKTIVDVNEQVNKEILPVTDQDHWGVADRWDFPDDGLGDCEDIQLLKRRRLTQAGLPQRALRMTVVIDEIGAGHAVMMVRTDRGDYILDNKRNAVLSWQETGYRYVKREGSDSAAWVWLGNQAAPTVTAAK; encoded by the coding sequence ATGTGCGGGAATTCTCTCAGGATACTGGCGAGGTGCAGTCGACGCCTCGATCGCCTCCTCGCTTCGGCGAGTGTTGCTGCCGCCCTGTCCGTCATGGCCGGCGCCGCCGCGCCGGCTCTCGCACTCCCGCAATGGGCCACGCGCGGGTCCGGCGATGCTCTGGCCTCGGTGGGAGCGGCCGGTCCGACGCCGGCCTGGCTGGCATTCTGCGCACAGCAGCCGCAGGAATGCGCGCACAATCCCTCCGAGCCCGACACGATCGTTCTCGACCAGTCGACCTGGAAGACCATCGTCGACGTGAACGAGCAGGTGAACAAGGAGATCCTGCCGGTCACGGATCAGGATCACTGGGGCGTGGCGGATCGCTGGGACTTTCCCGATGACGGACTCGGCGATTGCGAGGACATCCAGTTGCTGAAGCGCCGGCGCCTCACCCAGGCCGGCCTGCCGCAGCGGGCCCTGCGCATGACCGTGGTGATCGACGAGATCGGTGCCGGCCACGCGGTCATGATGGTGCGCACGGATCGCGGCGACTACATCCTCGACAACAAGCGCAACGCCGTCCTGTCCTGGCAGGAGACGGGCTACCGCTATGTGAAGCGGGAAGGCTCCGACAGCGCGGCCTGGGTCTGGCTCGGAAACCAGGCGGCACCCACGGTGACGGCGGCCAAGTAG
- a CDS encoding flagellin has protein sequence MSSILTNSSALTALQNLNNTQRALSKTQSQISTGLKVATAADNATNWSVSTQMKSDNSVLGTVKDSLKQNSALVKTTTAALSQVVETITKIKEQLTQAKDVDGTAPTAAAGYAEINKALDGLGKTLDGLVKGANFNGVNLLTGGDATTAGDALRVVTGYSEKTFTSISGPASVNLLSATATGLDGLINLADINAPDAPAGTGSIATAMGLADDALKVVRELAADFGAVQNQIEAQSKFIEVLSDSLTNGVSAMVDADMNEASTRLQALQTQQQLGVQSLSIANQNSQMILKLFN, from the coding sequence ATGTCTTCGATTCTCACGAACTCCAGCGCGCTGACCGCTCTCCAGAACCTGAACAACACCCAGCGCGCTCTGAGCAAGACGCAGAGCCAGATCTCGACGGGTCTGAAGGTCGCCACCGCTGCCGACAACGCGACCAATTGGTCGGTGTCGACGCAGATGAAGTCCGACAACAGCGTGCTTGGCACCGTCAAGGACTCGCTGAAGCAGAACTCGGCTCTCGTTAAGACGACCACCGCTGCGCTTTCCCAGGTTGTCGAAACCATCACGAAGATCAAAGAGCAGCTCACTCAGGCGAAAGACGTCGACGGCACGGCTCCGACGGCAGCTGCTGGCTACGCTGAAATCAATAAGGCCCTCGACGGCCTCGGAAAGACTCTCGACGGTCTCGTGAAGGGAGCGAACTTCAACGGTGTGAACCTCCTGACTGGCGGCGACGCTACGACTGCCGGTGATGCATTGCGTGTTGTGACCGGCTATAGCGAGAAGACGTTTACGTCGATCTCTGGTCCCGCCAGCGTCAATCTCCTTTCCGCGACCGCTACCGGACTCGACGGTCTGATCAATCTCGCTGACATCAATGCCCCGGATGCTCCGGCCGGAACTGGTTCTATTGCGACTGCTATGGGTCTTGCCGATGATGCTCTCAAGGTAGTTCGTGAACTCGCAGCGGATTTCGGTGCGGTTCAGAACCAGATCGAAGCTCAGTCCAAGTTCATTGAGGTTCTGTCCGACTCGCTGACGAACGGTGTCTCCGCGATGGTCGACGCCGACATGAACGAGGCTTCGACCCGCCTGCAGGCCCTGCAGACGCAGCAGCAGCTCGGAGTGCAGTCGCTTTCGATCGCGAACCAGAACAGCCAGATGATCCTGAAGCTCTTCAACTAA